Within Vicia villosa cultivar HV-30 ecotype Madison, WI linkage group LG1, Vvil1.0, whole genome shotgun sequence, the genomic segment ACAAAGGTATGCTAGAGGCAATAACAAAAAAATGGGCTATACAAATTGACAGGGAAAGATGGTCAACTAATTATAGGGGAAGCTAACATAGAACAAGAAGTTCTCCAATTCTATGAGGAGCTGAATGGACAAACTACAAACAGGATGCAACATGTGGATATCATTTCTTTAAGACAAGGCCCTCAACTTCAGGAGCAATACATAACATTCTTAATTTAGCATGTGACATACCAAGAGATATGGGAAGGATTAAAAGGCAAAGGAGATAGATAACCACCTGGATTAGATAGATATACCTAAAAAAATTCAAGTCCACTTGGAACATAATTGGATCTGATGTAAAAGCAGCAATCCATGATTTCTTTGACCAGCAAAGAATGTATCCAACTATCAATTGTGCATTAGTGACCTTGATTCCAAAATCCCCTTACTGCTTCAACTATGAAGGAAATGAGACCAGTAGCCTGTTGTACCACAGTGTACAAGATAATCTCCAAGGTTCTCATTGTAAGACTTAGCAAGGTGATTAACAGTGTGATAAATGACAGTCAGACAACTTTCATTCCAAAAAAAGTTATCCATGATAACATCATCATGGCTCATGAGCTCCTTATAGGATACAATAGAAAGCACATATTCCCTAGATGTGCCATTCAAATGGACATTCAAAAGGCGTATGACATGGTTGAATGGGTGGCCCTATAGGAGATTAATGAAAGAAATGAGTTTCCCTCAAAAGTTCATCCAATGGATCATGCTTTGTGTTAGAACTGTTTCCTATAGATATGTAATGAATGGAAGACCAAGTGCTTACATGAAAGCTCATAGGGGCTTCAGGCAAGGTGATCCCATCTCACCTCTTCTCTTTGTCCTAATAATGGAACAACTTCACAGGTGGTTGAATAAATTGAAGGATAAACCTAATTTCAAATATCACCCCAAATGTGTGAAGCTTCACATCACCAATATATGTTTTGCTGACGATCTCATCTCGTTTGCAAGAGGGGATGAAAATTCAGTACAAATCATGATGCAGGAACTCCACAACTTCTCTGATGCAACTGGATTAAAGGCCAACCGTGCCAACTACAAGGTATATTGTGGTGGTATGCATACTAGTGAAATCCATAAGATTCTGCAGATAACTGGATGTAGTGCTGGAACCCTTCCATTCAAGTACCTTGGTGTGCCTTTATCTAGCAGAAAATTGAATATTCACCAATGTCATCCTCTCGTTGACAGAATCTTGGAAAAAACATTGGACCTCGAGACTTTTGAGCTATGTGGGCAGATATCAACTTATTCTAAATGTTCTGTTTTCTATCACTTCCTATTGGATGCATGTATTCTTGATACCGAAGAAAGTGATTAAGCACGTCGAGGCTTTGTGTAGAAACTTCATTTGGAGAGGAACTGAAGAAATCACAAAGAAGGCACATGTGGCTTGGGATTTTGTATGTAATCCTAGAGGTGCGGGAGGTCTAAGTATCACCTCCTTAAGAGAATGGAACATAACTACTATGGGGAAGCTTATATGGAACATTCAAGCTAAAGTTGATAAGCTATGGGTTAAGTGGATCAAAATGTACCATCTAAAGAATCAGAATGTGATGGATTGGCATCCTAAAAACTGCTCTTGGATTGTAACCAACATTTTGAAGCATAGAGATAGTATCAAACAGACACGAGCTTAGGCAGACACTATGATAACAGGAATTTACACTACAACGGATGTTTACAAGGAGCTAAGAGGAGATAAAAATCCAGTGTAGTGGAGGAAAATCTTCTTCAATAATCATGCCAGACCAAGAGCCAAGTTCACCCTTTAGCTCACATGCCTTGGTAGAATTGCCACTAAGGATAGACTTCAGAAATTTGGTATACAAACTGATGGGTTGTGCTGCTTCTGTCAAGAACCAGAAATAAGAGATCACATTTTCTTTGGCTACAAGACAACATGTGAAATCTGGCAACAAGTCATGTAGTGGATAGGCTACAGTAGAAGAGCACAAGATTGGCAACAGGAAATTGATTGGATCATCAAGGAAACTAAGAGGAAAGGTTGGAGAAGAAGCATTATTAAAGTTGCCAAAACAGAAGCTGTTTATAGTATATGGCAAGCTCGCAATAACCTCGTTTTTGCTAAGATACCTATTAACATACATCTTCATAAGAATATTATTTACAACATAGCTATTAGATGTAGTTTAAATAGAAGTCTTCAAACTCGTGTAAACATAGAGTCACTATGTATCGAAGACTAGGTCCTTTTGTGATTAAGATTGTTGACTCATCACCTGGATCATTTTGATCGCTTGTACTTCATTGTTTTtggaaataaaaatttattttgattccATAAAAAAAGTTAAGGTTTTCATTTTGTTGGTGTTGGTAATGAAAAAGGAATAAGTTTTGTTTAggatttttttaatacaaattgACTTTGATGATTTTGAGTGATGATAGATAATATTTTGAGTGATTTTGATGATTATGAAGGGAAAAaaaggattttatttttcaataaattaaCTATTCATGTTTTTTAATATACGCTATTAGTTTCTGCGACTCTTTTAACGACTGTTAAGGCAATTGTTTCTATTTTTTTGGTTAAgtgaagaaaaaatatataaaaactccTTTTGGTGGAAAGGTACAAAGGAGGCTTCATATCCCACGACGGTTGCAACCGACCTCGCTTTCGTGTACAAAGAAACGCAGAATCATTTTTTTACACATCTCATGTACAAAGAAATTCACTGAAGGTATGTTTTATTCGggtttttatgtttttgatttctctgaatatatttattttgatttggggatttatgatttatttGTTCTAAATGCCCATTGAATCATGTATTGattgtgtttgttttgattttaggatttaggttttgttCCTTTTATTTCCAAACCACTGGTTCTTCATATGTTTATTCCAGGAAGAGTTCTTTGGTTTGAGAGGAATGTTCCAGGCTATGGATACTGATAGAATTGGTGTAATAGAGTAAGAATAATAGGATTCCATTGAAGAAGATGGTTCTGTTTTGTAGAGAGTAAGACTAAGAGGGTTATGAGTTCCAGCGGATAGTTCATAAGGTCGTTGATTCTGAGATCCCATGCGTACTCATGTGTTGACAGAAAAAAATGGTGATGACAGCAGGACCTTAGAAATGTCTTGTGTTAATTTTTATCCTTTTCTTATATTCTTTCCTTTATGGGTACCAACTGTTCGATGAAATTCCTAAATAATGATTCAGGTTTTGTTTTTGCAGTTAGAGATTACTCAAAGTATTTTTGTTGATGTAAAGGTGAATCAGGTGAGTTTTATGCCACAGAACCTGTTTGTTACCGCAAAGACTTTTATTCTTCGTAAATCATGACTAAAAGCTTGAGGAATTGCCCAATATGCTAGCCTGGACTAGTATAGTCTTGctcatcaaaacaacaaaaatatcataaaagaGGGCTTGTAAGATAATGAGTTTCAAAACAATAACATTAAACTTAACACATCTCAACAACATTACTATTACATGTAAAATAGAGATATTTCCTTCAATTTTTGCTTGTAGCATATCTATGACAATCTTGTATTATCGGTTCGTTTTAAACCAAATTATCTTTCTTCTACCTTCTGGTTTCTATCTCTGATTCAAAAAGTTCATAATGAATGACTAAtctctttatatttatttttctctctattttgtttttaaatttgacTAATTCAACAAGACAAATTCTACATAGGAGACGCCGTTTAAAATGAGAGCAAAACAAAACTATGTATGAACTGTCCCTACATAAAAATTGTTAATACTAGAATTCGAATTCAAAACTTTAAGAATATACTCTCGACATCTAAGATAAACCTTTTTGAAATTCTTTATTGAAGAAAGCTAGACCGAAAAAAAACTGTCATTTGTTCTGTGACCTTTCTAGGAAGAGAGCATGAATTTCAATTCCCGCTTTTTATGGATACGCCGCGTTAACCTTTTCTCATCATCTGATCCGCGTGGCACATTGTTTGATTCTAAGTGACCCACAAAACGacgcttattttgttttattcaaaCCATCCAAAACCTTCTCTTTCACTTCCTTTTAAATTCCAACTTCCACTCTTTCTCACTCACTCATCTTCTTCCAATGGAACACAACACCTTAGTTCAAATCCggagaaaatcaaaaagaaaatcgGGAGAAAACCTGCAAATTTTTACTTTAAGCCTAAATTGTTAGTATTTTAAAATGAtaaggttgtttttcaaaataaattttacagGGTAAACAAGAAATGACCTACTATGACAAGGGGTAAAATGATGATAACCCTATTTATTATCTTAGATCTgtgaatttaaaatttaatggttatatatatatatatatatatatatatatatatatatatatatatatatatatatatatatatatatatatatatatatatatatatatatatatatatatatatatagaggagggatcaaattacacccgaagagttacaccacgagttacactcgttcaataactacattttgaattaatattttttaaattcaaccgttggattgaaacataatatcatatagatcatacatataaagtttgagcttaatctataatgctttactatgtcattgaattacatcaaaattaacgttatatgaaagctcattttgacgttaatctttggatatcttgatcgtatagtaaatcattatagattaagctcaa encodes:
- the LOC131650545 gene encoding uncharacterized protein LOC131650545, whose protein sequence is MNGRPSAYMKAHRGFRQGDPISPLLFVLIMEQLHRWLNKLKDKPNFKYHPKCVKLHITNICFADDLISFARGDENSVQIMMQELHNFSDATGLKANRANYKVYCGGMHTSEIHKILQITGCSAGTLPFKYLGVPLSSRKLNIHQCHPLVDRILEKTLDLETFELCGQISTYSKCSVFYHFLLDACILDTEESD